A single genomic interval of Mucilaginibacter robiniae harbors:
- the cobA gene encoding uroporphyrinogen-III C-methyltransferase, whose amino-acid sequence MTSSHPTYKQPRITLVGAGPGDAELITLKGLKALQAADVVLYDALVSEELLAFAPEQAIKVYVGKRSGEHSQKQEAINQLMVDYALNYGHVVRLKGGDPFVFGRGYEELEFAAAHHIPATVIPGISSSISVPGLQQIPVTHRGLSESFWVVTGTTASGQLSADLYQAVRSNATIVVLMGLHKLAEITALFKAEGKHHLPAAIIQNGSMPDEKVVIGTVDTLVDLAFEHHIKAPAILVFGQVVSLHPQFRTIHELHDYTTR is encoded by the coding sequence ATGACATCATCCCATCCAACTTATAAGCAACCCCGCATTACCTTAGTAGGTGCCGGTCCCGGCGATGCGGAACTGATTACTTTAAAAGGGCTTAAAGCTTTGCAAGCTGCCGATGTAGTATTATACGATGCCTTAGTGAGCGAGGAACTGCTAGCATTTGCACCCGAACAAGCTATTAAAGTTTATGTAGGTAAACGCTCGGGCGAACACTCGCAAAAGCAAGAAGCTATTAATCAGCTTATGGTGGACTATGCCTTAAACTACGGTCACGTAGTTCGCCTGAAAGGCGGCGATCCCTTTGTGTTTGGCCGGGGTTATGAAGAACTGGAGTTTGCAGCAGCACATCACATTCCGGCTACTGTTATTCCAGGTATATCCAGCTCTATCTCGGTGCCAGGTCTGCAACAAATACCCGTTACGCATCGAGGCCTGAGCGAAAGTTTCTGGGTAGTAACCGGTACTACAGCCAGTGGTCAACTCTCGGCAGATTTATACCAAGCCGTACGCAGCAATGCTACTATTGTGGTACTGATGGGTTTACACAAATTAGCTGAAATTACGGCTCTTTTCAAAGCCGAAGGCAAACACCATTTACCCGCCGCTATTATTCAAAATGGCTCGATGCCTGATGAAAAGGTGGTAATTGGTACGGTTGATACTTTGGTTGATTTAGCCTTCGAGCACCATATTAAAGCCCCTGCCATCCTGGTATTTGGTCAGGTAGTATCGCTACATCCTCAATTTCGAACCATTCACGAATTGCATGATTATACAACCAGGTAA
- a CDS encoding HEPN domain-containing protein: MHSFRTELENPVVEKDIVDLEKRIRAFREGTIHEEKFRSLRLARGIYGQRQPGVQMVRIKLPFGKVTFKQVLRIADIADEYGSGNLHLTTRQDIQIHYVSLDRTPELWAKLEQDDITLREACGNTVRNVTTSPSAGIDPQEPFDVSPYAQAVFEYLLRNPICQEMGRKFKITFSSSDADTAFSYIHDLGFIPKLQNGDERGFKVMLGGGLGAQPALAHPVHEFLPEDELIPFIESIIRVFDRYGERSNRSKARMKFLVQKMGLDELLRLAEGEKTANKVQSFKINRDTVPAPALPQTQAYPEVTVSNQRQYEQWLATNVFEQKQPGFYGVWVKVPVGDIHTPEVRQLIAGIQNLVADEIRVTQNQGLLLKYVSKEALPALFNALATVSLAAPGFDSVADVTTCPGTDTCNLGISNSMTLSRVLEEVIYDEYEDLIYNQDIKIKISGCMNSCGQHGLAHIGFHGSSLKAGTRVLPSVQVLLGGGTVGNGVGRAADKVIKVPAKRATHALRYVLDDYRPQAEQYGNFHAYYDAKGKDYFYQLLKPLADLTNLTEEEFVDWGHEETFATAIGVGECAGVMIDLVATLLYEADEKIGWAKEAYQQSRWADAIYHSYNTFISAAKALLLDKNVNSSTQIGIMKEFDTHFIATGLVHLPDTFNNWVTRLNQNEPSEAFATAYMQDAEGFLIEMKAKREEFKNDIIPSNL, encoded by the coding sequence ATGCATAGTTTCAGAACGGAACTGGAAAACCCGGTAGTAGAGAAGGATATTGTTGATCTGGAGAAAAGAATCAGGGCTTTTCGTGAAGGTACAATACATGAAGAAAAATTCAGAAGTCTGCGTTTAGCCCGCGGGATATATGGCCAGCGGCAGCCGGGTGTACAAATGGTGCGCATTAAACTACCGTTTGGTAAAGTAACTTTTAAACAAGTACTGCGCATTGCCGACATTGCCGATGAGTACGGCAGCGGCAACCTGCATTTAACCACCCGTCAGGACATCCAGATCCATTACGTGAGCCTGGATCGCACCCCAGAACTATGGGCTAAGCTGGAGCAGGATGATATTACGCTACGTGAAGCCTGCGGCAATACGGTACGTAATGTAACCACGTCACCATCAGCTGGTATTGACCCACAAGAGCCTTTTGATGTATCGCCTTATGCACAGGCCGTATTTGAATATTTGCTGCGAAACCCTATTTGCCAAGAAATGGGCCGGAAGTTTAAAATAACTTTTTCATCCAGCGATGCTGATACTGCTTTCAGCTACATTCATGATTTAGGTTTCATCCCCAAACTGCAAAATGGTGATGAGCGCGGCTTTAAAGTAATGTTGGGCGGTGGCTTGGGTGCACAGCCAGCCTTAGCCCATCCGGTACATGAATTTTTGCCTGAAGATGAACTGATACCTTTTATCGAATCCATTATCCGGGTATTTGACCGTTATGGTGAACGCAGTAACCGCAGTAAGGCCCGCATGAAGTTTTTGGTACAAAAAATGGGGTTGGATGAATTACTGCGATTGGCCGAAGGTGAAAAGACAGCCAACAAGGTACAATCATTTAAAATCAACCGCGATACCGTACCTGCTCCTGCCCTGCCGCAAACTCAAGCTTACCCGGAAGTAACAGTTAGCAATCAGCGGCAGTATGAGCAATGGTTGGCTACCAACGTGTTTGAACAAAAGCAACCTGGCTTTTATGGCGTATGGGTAAAAGTTCCGGTAGGTGATATCCATACTCCCGAAGTACGACAACTCATAGCCGGCATACAAAATTTAGTGGCCGATGAAATACGGGTTACCCAGAACCAAGGCTTACTACTGAAATACGTAAGCAAAGAAGCTTTACCTGCTTTGTTTAATGCTTTGGCAACAGTAAGCTTAGCGGCACCTGGCTTTGACAGTGTAGCCGACGTAACCACCTGCCCAGGTACTGATACCTGCAACTTGGGCATTTCTAACAGCATGACCCTATCGCGCGTGCTGGAAGAAGTAATTTACGATGAATACGAAGACTTGATTTACAATCAGGATATTAAAATAAAAATAAGCGGTTGCATGAATTCTTGTGGGCAACATGGGCTGGCTCATATCGGATTTCATGGTAGCTCATTAAAAGCGGGCACACGCGTTTTACCATCGGTACAAGTTTTACTAGGTGGTGGCACCGTAGGCAATGGCGTTGGCCGCGCTGCTGATAAAGTTATTAAGGTACCAGCTAAACGTGCTACTCATGCCTTACGCTATGTGCTGGATGACTATCGCCCGCAAGCCGAGCAGTACGGTAACTTCCACGCCTATTATGATGCTAAAGGCAAAGACTATTTTTACCAGTTACTGAAACCATTGGCTGACCTGACTAACCTGACCGAGGAAGAGTTTGTAGACTGGGGCCATGAAGAAACCTTTGCTACAGCCATTGGTGTAGGGGAATGCGCCGGGGTAATGATTGACCTAGTAGCCACCTTATTATACGAAGCCGACGAAAAAATAGGCTGGGCTAAAGAAGCTTACCAGCAAAGCCGCTGGGCAGATGCCATTTATCATAGCTACAATACCTTCATCAGTGCGGCTAAAGCTTTACTGTTGGATAAGAACGTGAACAGCAGTACGCAGATTGGTATCATGAAAGAGTTTGATACGCATTTCATAGCTACCGGTCTGGTGCACCTGCCTGATACTTTTAACAACTGGGTAACCCGCCTGAACCAAAATGAACCATCAGAAGCTTTTGCTACGGCTTATATGCAGGATGCTGAAGGTTTTTTAATAGAAATGAAAGCTAAACGTGAGGAATTTAAAAATGACATCATCCCATCCAACTTATAA
- a CDS encoding cyanophycinase yields MIIALLFNKKRVTLLFSSLFILSFFSVRAQSGTANTVGPEKGALVIVGGGNVGADIWARFIQLAGGTKARIIYVPTAQEDSMLKSDREIRSLKQAGAQEVVVLHTRDPKVANTEAFVAPIKTATGVWFEGGRQWRLADSYLNTRTQQEFNALLNRGGVIGGTSAGASIQGSFLFRGDTKGNNIIVGDHVQGLGFMHNTAIDQHILKRNRQFDMAEFIKTHPDLLGIGIDESTGIVVQGNRLEVIGISYVCINDYNIISGKEKNPYANGPFFFLQKGQVLDLQTRRIKRDIARANNTGN; encoded by the coding sequence ATGATTATAGCTTTACTTTTCAACAAAAAGAGAGTTACACTACTTTTTAGCAGTTTATTTATACTGTCTTTTTTTAGTGTTCGGGCACAATCCGGCACGGCAAACACTGTAGGACCTGAAAAAGGTGCGCTGGTTATTGTAGGCGGCGGTAATGTAGGGGCTGATATCTGGGCCAGGTTTATCCAACTGGCTGGTGGTACTAAAGCGCGCATTATTTATGTACCCACAGCGCAGGAAGATTCAATGTTGAAAAGCGACCGTGAAATTAGAAGCTTAAAGCAGGCTGGTGCGCAGGAAGTTGTTGTACTGCATACCCGCGACCCGAAGGTAGCCAATACTGAAGCTTTTGTAGCCCCGATTAAAACAGCTACAGGTGTCTGGTTTGAAGGTGGCCGTCAATGGCGATTGGCCGATTCCTACTTAAATACCCGTACACAGCAGGAGTTTAATGCTTTGCTGAACCGAGGTGGCGTAATTGGTGGTACATCGGCCGGGGCCAGCATACAAGGTTCGTTTTTGTTCAGGGGAGATACTAAAGGGAACAATATTATTGTGGGCGATCATGTGCAAGGCTTAGGTTTTATGCACAACACGGCTATTGATCAGCATATTTTGAAACGAAACCGCCAGTTTGATATGGCTGAGTTTATTAAAACTCACCCCGATTTGTTGGGGATTGGCATTGACGAGAGTACAGGCATCGTAGTACAAGGCAATCGGCTGGAAGTAATCGGCATCTCGTATGTTTGCATCAACGATTACAATATTATTAGTGGTAAGGAGAAGAACCCTTATGCTAATGGACCATTCTTTTTTTTACAAAAAGGACAGGTTTTAGATTTGCAAACACGCCGCATAAAGCGTGATATTGCACGCGCTAATAATACAGGCAATTAA